Within the Actinomycetota bacterium genome, the region GTGGTCCGGCTCGTAAGTTCGTGCGGGGTCCTGGCGCACGTCAGGCCTGCGTTCCTGCCTCGTCCGGCTGAAACAGCCAGCAGGCGCGATCCCTAGCTTGTCGGGACGTGGTCGTCGGCCTCGCTGGTGCCACCGAAGCCAGCTGCCGACCTGGGGCGGAGCGATACTCGCCGCGCAGGTTGCCCCGCTCATAGGATAGCGGCGGCATGAATGCACTCTCGGCATCGGGACTTGCCGACCTCGCCGGCACCACGCAGGCCGAGGTCGATCGGCTGGTCGAGTTCGGCATCCTGGTGGCCCGGCCCGGCCCCGTTCCTCGCCAGCGATGTGCAGAAGGTCCGCCTGGCCGAGGCCTGCGAGCAGGCCGGGCTGCCCATGGACGGGATCGCGTCGGCGATTCGGGCAGGCCGACTGTCGTTCGCCTTCCTGGAGGCCTCTCCCTACCAGCGGTGGGCGCTGCGCTCGGCGCGGACCTATCGACAGGTAAGCCAGGAGACCGGGGTGCCCCTCGATCAGCTCCGCAGCGCCCTTGAGTCGATGGGGTTCGCCCGGGTGGGGCCCGACGAGCCGATCAGGGAGGACGAGCTGGCGGTGGTGCCGCTGCTGCAGCTGGGCCTGTCCAGTGGGGTCGTGGACCTGGCCTGGCTGGCCCGGCTCGGCCGCGGCTACGCCGACGGCCTGCGGCTGGCTGCCAACGTCGAGCACGAGGTCTACCGGGCGCGGTTCAAGGAGCCGGTGCTGGCCTCCGGCGCCGACCAGCGCACGGCGATGGAGCTGGCCTCCCAGCTGGCCGGCGACTTCCTGCCGCTGGTGGACCAGGCGCTCATGGGCATCTACCGCCGCCAGCAGGAGCTGGTGTGGACCGAGGACATGGTCGAGGACATCGAGACCGAGCTGGAACGGGCCGGCGTGCTGCGGCGGCCGGAGCGGGTCCCGGCGATGTCGTTCCTAGACCTGGTGGGCTACACGCGGTTGACCGAGGAGCGCGGCGATGCGGCCGCCGCCGAGCTGGCCGAGTCCCTGGCGGTGCTGGTCCGCCCGCGAGCACGGCGGCGTGCCCGCCAAGTGGCTGGGCGACGGGGTGATGTTCCACTTCCGGGAGCCGGCGGGGGCGGTGCTGGCGGCGCTGGGGATGGTGGAGGAGCTGCCGGCGGCTGGGCTGCCACCCGCGCATGTGGGGGTGGCCGCCGGGCCGGTGGTGGCCCAGGGCGGCGACTACTTCGGCCGCACCGTCAACCTGGCCGCCCGGATCGCCGCCTATGCCAGCGCCAGTCGGGTCCTGGTGAGCGAGCCCGTGGTCCAGCGGGCGCCGCCCCAGGGGGTGACCTTCGTCGAGCTGGGGCTGGTGCAGCTTGCGGGCATCGCCCATCCCGTGCGGCTGCTGGAGGCCCGCCGGGCGTAACGGCTGAGGCCTCCGCTTCGTCTCGGCCAGGCCCCGCCGAATGCAGCAGGCCGAGCAGGGCCAGCCGCGACCGGCGACCACGCACGAACCTATGATCCGAACCACTTAGGAGCGGCTGAAGCGACGGATCGACAAGGGCGCGAAGATCGCGATGATCAGGACCGTCCACAGCAGCGTGTAGGCGACCGGGTGCTGCAGGGACCAGGCGGTTGGCTCGGCGGCGACGGCCGGGAGGTTGCCGAACAGCTCCCGGGATGCCTGGGTCACCGCCGAGATCGGGTTCCACTGCGCGAAGATGCGCAGCGGCGCCACCAGGTTCTCGGCGGGGACGAAGGCGTTGGAGATGAAGGTCAAGGGAAAGATCACCATGGTCGCGGCGTTGTTGACCACCTCGACGCTGGGGACGACCAAACCCACGTAGGCCATGATCCAGGAGAACGCGTAGGCGAAGGCCAGCAGCAGGGCGAAGGCCAGCACGGCGTCACCCAGCCCACCGTTGATCCGCCAGCCGACGGCCAGGCCGGCCACGGCCATCACGGTCAGGGACAGCAGGTTGTAGATCACGTCGGTGACGGTCCGACCCACGATGACGGCTGACCGGGACATGGGCAGCGAGCGGAACCGGTCGATGATCCCCTTCTGCAGGTCCTCTGCCAGTCCGGCGCCGGTGAAG harbors:
- a CDS encoding adenylate/guanylate cyclase domain-containing protein, which codes for MPAKWLGDGVMFHFREPAGAVLAALGMVEELPAAGLPPAHVGVAAGPVVAQGGDYFGRTVNLAARIAAYASASRVLVSEPVVQRAPPQGVTFVELGLVQLAGIAHPVRLLEARRA
- a CDS encoding ABC transporter permease, with amino-acid sequence FTGAGLAEDLQKGIIDRFRSLPMSRSAVIVGRTVTDVIYNLLSLTVMAVAGLAVGWRINGGLGDAVLAFALLLAFAYAFSWIMAYVGLVVPSVEVVNNAATMVIFPLTFISNAFVPAENLVAPLRIFAQWNPISAVTQASRELFGNLPAVAAEPTAWSLQHPVAYTLLWTVLIIAIFAPLSIRRFSRS